The Leptodactylus fuscus isolate aLepFus1 chromosome 3, aLepFus1.hap2, whole genome shotgun sequence genome has a segment encoding these proteins:
- the GPR160 gene encoding putative G-protein coupled receptor 160, whose product MSKDLAFIRVSVANSISGLDTMDGHELLLTDSQSLEPSCILIFIITGKVIMNTLIFGARHRTVGTSLMGFCCISLAIVDFLLLFAICTIHYFQDFTILGFRFTDYHVCLFTQIISHTYGILHLPFFLASGIDYYLTIVKSIHIPWGCSALLYTICVLLLWTSAFAYVLVSPMGLPDVNNVQSTHQCNFYISNQSFYLTICLVFTIFIVFGLCCSEMVALLKSLKVMTYAENMVVLFSFPAGDKWPVQGVKRLLAALLFSFLGTWVPFVVLQIIILVLCAHIPGYMDMNVPWLYFINSFLIGVSFGLKYPHIQVTEKTFSRDPFIAWKYCVLPFMNADHNMMPLLKETPSSVAIV is encoded by the coding sequence ATGTCTAAAGATCTAGCCTTTATCCGTGTTTCTGTGGCAAACAGCATATCTGGCCTGGACACAATGGATGGACATGAGTTGCTGCTCACGGACTCGCAGAGTCTTGAACCCAGCTGTATATTGATCTTCATAATAACCGGCAAAGTAATCATGAACACTCTTATATTTGGGGCAAGACACCGGACTGTGGGCACCAGCTTAATGGGCTTTTGCTGCATCTCTCTTGCCATTGTCGACTTTCTGCTGTTGTTTGCCATCTGTACTATCCACTACTTCCAGGATTTTACAATTTTGGGCTTCAGGTTCACCGACTACCACGTTTGTCTGTTTACACAGATTATATCTCATACCTATGGTATCCTGCATTTGCCATTTTTCTTGGCTTCTGGAATTGATTACTATTTGACTATCGTCAAGTCTATCCATATCCCATGGGGTTGCTCAGCATTGTTATATACAATTTGTGTTCTTCTTTTATGGACTAGTGCCTTTGCCTATGTTCTTGTCTCTCCTATGGGACTTCCAGATGTGAACAATGTACAATCTACACATCAGTGTAATTTTTACATTAGCAACCAAAGTTTTTACTTAACCATCTGTTTAGTCTTCACCATCTTCATTGTTTTCGGCCTCTGCTGTTCTGAAATGGTGGCTTTGTTGAAGTCACTGAAAGTGATGACCTATGCCGAGAACATGGTGGTCCTATTTTCATTCCCGGCAGGGGATAAATGGCCTGTCCAAGGAGTAAAACGTCTCCTGGCTGCTCTCTTGTTTTCTTTTTTGGGGACTTGGGTCCCATTTGTTGTTCTCCAGATAATCATATTGGTTTTGTGTGCACATATCCCGGGATACATGGACATGAATGTTCCCTGGTTGTACTTTATAAACAGTTTCCTAATAGGGGTTTCCTTTGGACTTAAATATCCACATATACAAGTGACAGAGAAGACATTTTCCAGAGACCCATTTATTGCCTGGAAATACTGTGTTCTGCCATTTATGAATGCTGACCATAACATGATGCCTCTTTTGAAAGAGACTCCATCTTCGGTGGCAATTGTTTAA